In Vanessa atalanta chromosome 9, ilVanAtal1.2, whole genome shotgun sequence, the genomic window tgttttattacaatgttaatcgtatgttttattttatctcagTATGTTCTCATTACACCTTggctctaataaaataaaaaatacttttataatatgtattaagtattatatttttcgtgACACGAACGATTTTGAGTTTGCTCTGTTTGTGCTGCTTGCTTTAAATTATTCACCATCGATTCtctttatactatgtaattttattagctTAGTAAATGTTACAAATTACGGCCGTAAAATAATCAGAATACGACTTTtcgtattaaaactaaaatattattaaaaatctcacAACATATAATTGGTAgttaactacttatatacataaaactctCGCCAAATAATTCCACGGCGGAGAGCGGCGTGCTTACCTTGAGAAAAAAGCTCAATAAGTCCTAAATAAAGTCGGGATTCAACCCGTCGTATCGAGTTCCATGCACCTCGTCTTCCCACCTCCACTGAGTCACCTGATACCCACCATTGTACCTATTATTTGGGCAACACTAATTGTGCGTCGGCACTTGGTTTGTATTTGGTAATGAATGAGCTTGGTATGCGAAGGAAGAATGCGCCCTTTTGTACGAGAAAGGGCAAAGCTTtcgttgaatatttatttatgtttatttagtgCCAATTGAGTGTCCGATCATATAATAAGGTATTCCTTTCTATAAAATCAAATCCCGCAGGTATTTTTACAAACGCTGGTCAATAAATTTACATCTTATGCTAAAATAACattcgttaataaatcattttattctgGATAACAATGTATAAAGGTGATAAAACAGcgaaactttaaattattcataatttaattaattaaaaagatgaACTCGTTAATATCGTGTCAGTTATTATGTGTGTGCGTGTATGTTTTCGATGTcggttatttttaatgaaggaaatttagaaaattatcgCACAGTGAAATGCTAATacatatctttttattatttcaaattcgtACGCAAATGgaaaatagaccacctgatggcaagtaaGATGGTATATTCtctgagcctgtagttacactgggtcactcaccctttttACCGGAccaatactattataaaactaaatagaaATACGACGTTTTTAGTAGGTATAGactatataaatctttaatttagcCTTAGAATATAGAGAGCAGTATTAGAGAGcagtacccagacgggcttgcacaaagcccgattggaaaatttaattttctatctcCGTGTAAATGGAGcgaaattaacatattatcattaaacaatttatatactaaatttaaattgtcaatgtTATAAGCTAAATATAACCGACAacataaatatttccaaaacatttaaaacaacatCTCGGTTTACGCGTCACTGACACACGTATCAATTCTGCTTTTTTACGCTAACGAGAATCAAACCCATAACAGTTGTACAAATAGGCATATCGCGTTACATCGACCACGTACCGTACGGACTTAAATGAAACATTTCGAGAGATTTAAAAACATGTAACAAGGAGCGCGATATTTACATTTAGGTATATCACCTATAAAACTTTAAACCATGCAACACTATTAATAGCCTGGTATGaacattaagaaaaaattgaaatcataCTTTCTAAGTCAgttataactaatttataaagtattaattataaattatgtatgtattatttatttaaaagtattaaaaatgtttaattaatgttaatgttcTGTAGATAGATTTTATTAGAGTTTATTACAAACCTAAATTTAGGTTTTCTAAcgctagtaaatatataataattttataatgaatttcatttcgtttgtaattttaattaaaaaaataaatgtgctGTAAGCTTCACACTTCGGTGTAAGTTTTACAtttgtatcaaaatcaaaatatactttattcgagtaagcttttacaagctcttttgtatcgtcatttaacagactatattaagtgaagctaccaccgagtcggataaaattatatgtgtatgtatgtatgttcattTTGTAAGTAGAAGTTATCTACTCTGCTTTCATTTATCACATTATTACGCCATAACATACAACAAACAATTATATGTTATCTGAACATTATGCTTTACATTACGTTAAGAGATTGTTAGTTTTCGTACTCGTTTGCAATATATtagaaaacataaaaactaGTTTATACAGTTTTCGTTACATTTACGTCACGTGACGTGAACAGTTCAAATGTTTCTTTtcgtttttgaaaaaaaacgaAGACAAAACACAGTACGTACAGATTAGTGCGATGTAGAGCCGTATAAAGTTACGCTGTCGAGACGGCGCGGCGGTCTACTGAGAGATATCCGTAATGGAAATTACAGCTTACATTATGTTTTAACTTATACGAAAACTGCCCAAACTTTTATATGTTATCTTGTAGCTTTACAAACCACTTCTATAATATTGCCTATTTTGACAAAACTTAGTGGTAgcacaattataaatttgagTGTCATGACATTGTTGTCACCAAAAGTGGAAGAAGATTTACCcacgttctaaatttaaatttaaaaaaaaacatgttctcttatattaaaatgtcaagTTTTAGCAATATATGTGTAGTGCTTTCCGGTGTTTGCAATTCTGTAATCTTTTTCACAAGTATTTGCCTGccatttatattctaaattagcgagttttgtaatttaacgcttgtaaaattcaaacgttaaattttactataatttaaataaattattctttctGTCTCGACTAACGAAAAATTTTCTACTCAATCGACTACTGaacgatataaattattgtcGTTTTAGTGAAAAATTATTCGTATAACTTAGAGTTTCGAAACGGTATTTTTCCAAATTTCTAATACAAAAAACAGCCACTTGACAGTTCGACGGGTTCCCACGACCCAGGGATTGATTTGCAGAACCACCTTGGAGGTGTCCATGCGGAATGATCGGATCGACTCGATGACATCTTATTGTGAACATTTCAAAGCACAGCTATAGGTGTGCAAATGGACGTGAGGTgctaattttattgttgtagttCGAATGGATTTTTGTACAGAGACCACTTCACATTTCTTTTGAATAGctacaagttatttaaatatgattattatttcaagtGTTTATCCCAAGGTTGACTTTTATTACAGATTTGGTGGGAAGagcttagttttttttatgttacagataggcggacgggtaaatgggccacctgatggtaagtgccactgcccatagacatcggtgccgtaagaaatattcatcattccttacatcgccaatgagccatcaaacttgggaacttaagatggtatgtcccttgtaacTTTTGTTGTacatagttacactggctcactcacctttcaaaccggaacacagcaatataaAGCATTATTCTTTGAcggtatatctgatgagtggttctGCCTACCAAGACTGACTTGCAtaaagcccaaccaccaagtaaatacctAGTGAGTAGTGACCACCAACATAGAACATATTCTATCGCAAAACAGTAATAGTTACTATATGTGTTCTAGTTTTAAAGGGAAGTGAACCAAAACAATTCCAGGCACAGGGGGCGTAATTTCTGTGTTCTAAGGTTATtgacgatgtaaagaatggttattattttttagtgcaAAAGTCTATGGGTCTTATTATGTAGCcctacctattataaataaaaataaaaaagactaaAAATTGCAATCGAGATTAATATGATAAGTATAAGAAAcatacctaaataaaatattgaatatttaatgttaagttaaatatattatttatagtttatatatataatatttttttacctactGAACATATCCGAATGAGACTATGATCAAACAACATGGTCCATAGTTTCGAGAATTCCATTGATCcctccatttttttttgtattggcaATACAACGACGCTGGGTAACAGatagtattcattttaaaagaaatgaaattaaactaatgtcactaaaaaaatattactcaaatattaattgaaacattataaaaaaaaattaacgacatCTATTGTCTGATAGATTAGTACGTTATTGTCACCGCGACGCCATCTTACGTTGAATAGGACAACATTTCAGAATACAACGTTTCTTTGTTAGTTTCATACTTTTCACCTAGATGTCACTTTTACACAAATTAcacttacaaattattaaacattttgtttcgACAAAAATagatatctttttaaatatatattcatattataaaaatgaaaatgacactgtttgtctgttactctttcatgaatgtgattttaatgaaatttggtatgaagtaaacTTTAACACCAACGGAGGATATTAGCTACTTTTTTACATCAAACACCTGACAACGAACCCTTACAACGCGCGAGAAACCGGGGACGacaacttaatattaatttaatatattatacgtgaTGATCCAGTAGACGGGACACGTGGGTAAAATGCGAACTTTATTCGATCAGTCACAGAACTGTATCCGAGTGcttcatttatatgtataattcaacCAACCTATTGCTTTGACGTAATCTAGCTACAATCAGAAACGTTTTACTTTAAAGCATACCCTGTGATATCCAGGCCCTATTGACTACCTCAAACCTCTCTTCCGCTTTTTATTCCTGACTCGTGAAAGCTCGAACTTACTACCGCACTGGctagttcatttttattttcaagacaATGTTGAAGCAGcaactcaaaaataaataatgtagaaTGTATAGGAATTTTGTaaacatgtaattaaatatatcgttttagACATCagattttttagtttttcaatataataattaaactttattttgtatCGTGTTCTATTCATATTAACTGATCAAACATCTGATCACCTCATTATCCTCAATGGCTCAATGGCTCATCAGCCTTCCTGCGAAGAATAACACTTAGTTATCTTAGTTTAAATTTAGacatgtataaaaaatttattaaatatattttattaataactattaacaACGATGGAAGAAATCATTAAGGTTCCATTTTAATTACGAAACCTGGGTAACACGTTAACACTgtcaatatgttaattaaattaattgtatcagAAAACATCTAAATATCGTCAGTCGCTTGCAttcaaggaaaataaaataattcatttattgtatatttcgtAGAGGAATGAACATGTACACATAAAGTACAATCTTAAAAAAcagtaaatgtatttattacacaaaaatttaatacaaagtaaACAATAGAGTGCAGTATAGTTActctaaattaaaatcttaactaACACATAACAAAGTCATAGTCATGGAAAACAAAGAGACATcccattaaattatatttcataaatggcactttataatacaaatttgatACACAAATTTTATTCGTGTCACATTCAGCATGTAGTATACATTCATATCGTCctctaaatacaataaattaacagaGCGGCTAGTACCTAGTAACACATTTCTGCCACCGAGTCCATGTAGCACTCGTCAATTGCCAGACACCAGACGGAGCACCTTGCAATCTCAAGCAagcttactttaatttaaatacaatattaacatcTCTTGTCTGTGTTATTACATATGCcactgcaaatattttatttatttgacaaatgcAGTACTCACAAATATTGCAAATATGcaaatttattatctatctctaataaaaaaaattatcattatctaTGTAAAATGTGCATTAATGGGGGCACTTTGAGGGCATCTCAACTGCCAAgggatcaaatatttaataagacgaGTGGCACACGCCAAAAACAGCTACTAGATGAAAATTCCAATATTGATATACTTGCTCAAAgctattaagttatttattatgttggtTAAATGCTAACAGAAGAATTTCCGTTGTTTTAAAGGCTCACTGTCACTGTCACTGTCTGAGAAACAAGCCGCGAAACCACTTCTATCTCTTAAGGAGTCCCTCCGCAATGATAAGCTAGTTTTGtccgttaatttttttacacgCCCAATACGTCTCGGTGTTGATGACTGTAAAGCGGAACCATGTGCATtgtcttcattttttttatcacttttGTCACTGACCGAGTTTTTACACAATTCTTGTCCACTTTTGTCCCTACACCTCCTGTTGCGGAGACATCTCACCGAGGAATTGTTCACATTCTTACTCCTTTTAGTGGGAGTAGCCATGTTTATCGCGACACTTGAACTAACTGGTTCACTTGAATTGTTTAACTGTAGCATAGAGCAGCCAGACTCTTCAAGACCCAATGGTCTTCCTATTTTTCTTCCACTCCTTGTCCTAGACGTAATTCTATCCTGAGAATTTTCTTTCTTATTAGAATTATGTAATCTATTACTTCTACGACCGTTATGCCTTGTTCCTAGAGAGTTTAGTGTGGTGCTGTTTATCTGAGTGCAGTTTTGTTCCGAGTCTCCTGGCAAATTATTCCTCTTTCGCCGAGGGTACCTAGATGTGCCACTACTTTTAGACTGAAACGAGACATTAAGGTTATTCTTACCCCCTTGCTTATCAATTTTGTTGTTAGATGCACTTCCCTTAGTGTCCATGAACTTTAAGAGTGAAGTACTCTTATTTACTCTGCTagatttgtcattatttttcaCAGATACAAGATTTATCACATTCTGTGATGAATCTGTGCTACAATTCTGAACTGTTGTGTCAGGGAGCTGTGTGTTCATAGATTTATTTACACAGACCAACATCTTCTCACTCTCAGAAGTTACATTTGGTTTTGCATCCTTTATAAGGTTTCTACTATTTCTGCTTCTTAGCTTCCTTGGTGTTTTCGAGGAGTGAATCTTAGTAGATCTAATATAATTAGCAGTAAACCCAGACACATCACTCAAATCTTCAAACTGGCCATTAAGTCCAGCTGCACTTTTGTCTTTATCTGTTGTTAGTTTGCCTTTATTATCTGTTTGTTCAACACAATGTGATACCTGCAATTCTCCTTTCTCACTTTGTTCCTGTTTTTCTTCTTTTACACCATTATTAGcatttgaattgaaaatttcaaatgaattgTTATGATTCTGTTGAGCCTTTCTGAGGCTTCTTCTCAAGTTAGTGGCTTTAGGTGTCGAAGTTAtgagtttgtttttcttttgtgaCGTAGTTTGACAATTTCTTTGCAATTTAATTCTTTTAGTTGTGTTCTGTTGCggtgaatttttaatattaaaatcaatatttgaaGCAATTGCCTCTGATTTACAACTGCTTGGTGCAGTCTTTTGTTTTTCACCTTTAGGTGTTTCAAAGTACACATGTTGCTGCTTTTCTGTGGACACTGAATCATCAtccagtaattttaattttcttttctttgttttcgGTGAAGGCACCTCCTCACAAGCACTCTGAACACTTGCAGGTTTTGTTTTGGAACAGTGAGGTTGATCAATTTGTTTCTTGACAACATTATCATAGTTATATAGGCAAGGAGCTCGTTTTGTGTAGACCCAATAAGATATCTCATCCATATTGTTCATAAAGGGATGGTCTGCTGGCTGAACGTTGGCGGTGGAAAGGGGTTGCTCTGGCGGGCAATACGGCACCAGATTGACGCGCATTGAGTGTGAATGATTCGCGTCAGACAGTGAAGGGGCGATCGCCAGCTGCAAGATATTCTCTTGATCAATTCGGCACTTTCGCTTGACTCCACGGCCGCAAGTCGCTGCCGGTAATGTACGCTGTCGCCCATTTTCATCACATTCCATGCACCTGAAGATGTAAACattcacttttaataaaaaaacagcttttatttcatatatttttggttcattattattgttaggtAATTATTTACGCAAATAATGGTTTAGTGAAATGTAACTTTAAAATCTGTCAACCTAATGCAACATTATGACGCCGTATCGATGCGAAATGGAAAcgatatcaaatttaatatgtttacttaCTGTTAATACAACTGGccgacaaaatatatattttatccctTTCTCACGTCACCACAAAGtaggaaaattatattttgagtaaGTCAACGTACGTTTTTTAAACGATTCAACTAAAAGTAAATGGGTCAGGTAGAAGTCTCTATAAGTATCTATTTACTTGAAACcttttaatgaaaaacattCACGTCAATCTAAAACACCAAACtctttaaaaaaaccttttactcATTAGaaattatctaatatttcacaagtaataaaaataaaaaaagaaacattattacAGCATTAATTCGCAGCAAAGCAAGATTCACAATTTCACAGATTACCACTTacttttgtaaaaatgttttgttcctacagataaaaacataacaaaaaaaaaaacagttgtttTAATCATTGATATGACTAActattatatcttttaattgtgtgaaatattttttgatacattatatttatttgaactttgtttttaaaaacattcgatttataattttaatgtaacaacatgcaaatatagtaaaatttagattttatctgttttattttaagtctgTATCATGCAATGTCACTGTCACTTAAACGAAATTTGCGGGTAAAAATTCGTTTAAGATCCAATTTCATATTGTGATGTTACTTTAGTTAAGAAAAATGAACGacgttcaaaatattattgaccGTCAACTTGGGATTTGTAAGTTCTGcatgtaattaatgtttacacTATtcattttttgtaacttttttattgactttCTAAATAACGAGTGCGCGCGTTTTTTCTAGATTCTCGCTTCAACTATGATAATGTTTTAAAGAGGCTATCGGTACAAAACGAGGAATCATTTTACGGACTACAAACCGCCAGTTCGGCAGCTAACTTTGACCAAGATCCTCCGATTTTTGCATGTCGTTTTTCTGAAGCTCCAGGCTACGAACACATCCTTGCACTCGCTAACGAGGATGGCCGCGTTGCTATTCAGGTAAATATTGTCATTGTAGTCCTGTGTTGTGTTGCCCAAAGCCTTATTACTTACAGATAATGGATTGGAATAACCAATTAATCATTCAAAAGCCATTTGTAAGATACTTACTGTCTCATATAGAAGGTCTTACTCTGAGTAaagtattttagtaatatacttTTAGCTAAGAACATTACACTTAATTGAAAACTAATTGAAACATTGAAGATGTGAAATTTGTTGGAAATGTTGGGCACAGACTAACAAAGAAAAATCCTTTTAACATCCATAATAATAGTTAGGACATGACATTTACTTGTGGGAAAATGACTTTACAATATGAATGAATAGGTGGTATTAGGTTAATGTTGAACTTATAAGTCTGTGCAGGTCTCTCTCACCAATTATTTCCTCATCAGTTATATTGCTGAGTTTCTATGTAAAAGTTGTGTGTGTAAAAGACACAGGGTACATAACTATGTAGTACCCTGTGTCTTGGATTGCAGATGCTCAAAATTACATCACATACATTTAGAGATACAGGGTCTCCTTGCGTATTGTAAacccaaaatatattaatattattaaacaatgctTAAATTACCCTTTCTAGGACACCAGAACACAGAAAACTGCAAGCACATTGGAAGGCTTCCAGTGCCACAACAATGCCGTCTTTGACCTGGCATGGATGCCACAGAACATGAAGTTTGTCACCGTGTCAGGTGAGTCATGTTGTGGCGAGCGATCCACATAGATCTGTTTAAAATTGGAATGCTGTTTTGTTTAAACTCAATGTGTAAGAGGTATCACTCAggataaatcaataaattgcaAACTTCAATactcatataatttttatatagataaatcgCATTGAATATAgaacaacaaaaacataaacACAAAACGTGACCGAAATAAAAGCGGGCCACCCCGGCAGGCGACCACACGGCGTGCCTGTGGGACGTGGCGGAGGCGGCGCCGCGGCGCGTGCTGGTGTTCTCCAACCACACGCGCTCCGTGAAGACGGCGGCCTTCCGGCCCACGGAGCCCAGCGTGTTCGCCACGGGCGCGCGCGACGGCCGCGTGCTGGTGTGGgacgcgcgcgccgccgcgcccgcgctcgTGCTGCGCCCCGACGTGTGCCTGGCGGGCTGCCACGCCTTCGCGCCGCGCGCCTCGCCCCGCGCGCGCCGCCCCCGCGCCGACCCGCGCCGCGCGCTCAGCATCACGGGCCTGGCCTTCCGCGACGACCTCACGCTCGTGTCGTGCGGCGAGTGCGACGGCAACATCAAGGTGTGGGACATGCGCAAGAACTACGGCGTCTACAAGCGCGAGCCGCTGCCGAAGCACTCGATCCCCTACTGCGGCAGCTCCGCGAGGAACGGCTACACGAACCTGATCATCGACGACGCCCGCGTGCGCCTCTACGCGAGCTGCATGGACGACGTCATCTACTGCTTCAACGTGTCGACGTTCGGCTCGCTGCCCGAGCAGCGGTACGTCGGCCACGAGAACAGCACGTTCTACATCAAGACCGGCCTCAGCCCCGACGGCGCGTACCTCGTCAGCGGCAGCAGCGACAAGAACGCGTACGTGTGGAACGTCAAGTACTCGCAGCCGGTGGTGCGGCTGAGCGGGCACCGCGCCGAGGTGACGTGCGCGGCGTGGTGCCAGCGCGGCGACACCAAGATCGTGACGTGCAGCGACGACGCGCGCCACAAGATCTGGCGCGTGGGGCCCGAGGCGCCCGCCGACGAGGCGGCCGGCCGCGCCGAGCTCACCCCGCGCGCCGACGGCGGCCCGCAGTGGGGCGCGCGCGACCGCACGCCGCACGCGCTGCGCCGCCGCGGAGCCTCGCCCGcctcgcccgcgccgcccgcgccgcccgccaaGCGCGCGCGCGCCGGGCCCAAGCGCTGCCTGGCCGAGCTGCTGGGCGCGCGCGACGCCGACGCGGCCGACGCCAAGCGCCCGCGCATCGAAGCCGCGCCCGACGGGGACGCGCGCAAGCGGCCGGCCGCGCCGGAGCCGGAGCCGGAGCCGGAGCCGGTCAAGCGGCGCCGCTCGGAGCCGGAGCGCGACGCCGACGACTGGCCGTACTTCGCGGCGAAGGCGGGCACGTCGTTCGTGACGCCGCCCCGGAGCTACGAGAGGAAGGGCGGCAAGGTGCTGTCCCCGCGGAGCCCCCCCTCGCCGCGCCCGCCGGCCCGCTCGCCCGACGGGGACTCCCGCGGGGCGGTCAAGATCATCACCTTCACGACGCCGACCAAGAATTTGCCCAATTTCGTTTTGAACGGGGAGGCGCCCCACCTGAGGCTGATGTCGCCGGTTAAGAAGAAACCGGAGACGACCGACTGGCTCACGCTCATGGTCCGCGAGAGGAGAGGCAAGACGTCGGAACCCAACGAGAGGCTGAACGTCGCGGCTCCGTCCAGTCCGAAGGAGAATGTCCCCGCGCGTAGGAACTCGGTCACAGACAGAATTACGAaatccaataataaaaatagaactttACTCAAATATTTCAGTGTcgccaaaaaagaaaaataataaccagTGCGAGTGGGTTCTCGACACATTGCCGCGGTCCGTCGTGTCGCtcctataaatgttataattatggaAAACTAGCTCTTAGATATGACACATCACTGTGACACTACACTgatatttgtcattttttttat contains:
- the LOC125066154 gene encoding putative uncharacterized protein DDB_G0282133; translated protein: MECDENGRQRTLPAATCGRGVKRKCRIDQENILQLAIAPSLSDANHSHSMRVNLVPYCPPEQPLSTANVQPADHPFMNNMDEISYWVYTKRAPCLYNYDNVVKKQIDQPHCSKTKPASVQSACEEVPSPKTKKRKLKLLDDDSVSTEKQQHVYFETPKGEKQKTAPSSCKSEAIASNIDFNIKNSPQQNTTKRIKLQRNCQTTSQKKNKLITSTPKATNLRRSLRKAQQNHNNSFEIFNSNANNGVKEEKQEQSEKGELQVSHCVEQTDNKGKLTTDKDKSAAGLNGQFEDLSDVSGFTANYIRSTKIHSSKTPRKLRSRNSRNLIKDAKPNVTSESEKMLVCVNKSMNTQLPDTTVQNCSTDSSQNVINLVSVKNNDKSSRVNKSTSLLKFMDTKGSASNNKIDKQGGKNNLNVSFQSKSSGTSRYPRRKRNNLPGDSEQNCTQINSTTLNSLGTRHNGRRSNRLHNSNKKENSQDRITSRTRSGRKIGRPLGLEESGCSMLQLNNSSEPVSSSVAINMATPTKRSKNVNNSSVRCLRNRRCRDKSGQELCKNSVSDKSDKKNEDNAHGSALQSSTPRRIGRVKKLTDKTSLSLRRDSLRDRSGFAACFSDSDSDSEPLKQRKFFC
- the LOC125066153 gene encoding protein lethal(2)denticleless codes for the protein MNDVQNIIDRQLGIYSRFNYDNVLKRLSVQNEESFYGLQTASSAANFDQDPPIFACRFSEAPGYEHILALANEDGRVAIQDTRTQKTASTLEGFQCHNNAVFDLAWMPQNMKFVTVSGDHTACLWDVAEAAPRRVLVFSNHTRSVKTAAFRPTEPSVFATGARDGRVLVWDARAAAPALVLRPDVCLAGCHAFAPRASPRARRPRADPRRALSITGLAFRDDLTLVSCGECDGNIKVWDMRKNYGVYKREPLPKHSIPYCGSSARNGYTNLIIDDARVRLYASCMDDVIYCFNVSTFGSLPEQRYVGHENSTFYIKTGLSPDGAYLVSGSSDKNAYVWNVKYSQPVVRLSGHRAEVTCAAWCQRGDTKIVTCSDDARHKIWRVGPEAPADEAAGRAELTPRADGGPQWGARDRTPHALRRRGASPASPAPPAPPAKRARAGPKRCLAELLGARDADAADAKRPRIEAAPDGDARKRPAAPEPEPEPEPVKRRRSEPERDADDWPYFAAKAGTSFVTPPRSYERKGGKVLSPRSPPSPRPPARSPDGDSRGAVKIITFTTPTKNLPNFVLNGEAPHLRLMSPVKKKPETTDWLTLMVRERRGKTSEPNERLNVAAPSSPKENVPARRNSVTDRITKSNNKNRTLLKYFSVAKKEK